In Balaenoptera ricei isolate mBalRic1 chromosome 4, mBalRic1.hap2, whole genome shotgun sequence, the following are encoded in one genomic region:
- the LOC132365455 gene encoding 10 kDa heat shock protein, mitochondrial-like produces the protein MARQAFRKFLPLFDRVLVERSATETVTKGGIMLPEKSQGKVLQATVVAVGSGSKGEGGEIQPVSVKVGDKVLLPEYGGTKVVLDDKDYFLFRDGDILGKYVD, from the coding sequence ATGGCAAGACAGGCATTTAGAAAGTTTCTTCCCCTCTTTGACCGAGTATTAGTTGAAAGAAGTGCAACCGAAACTGTAACCAAAGGAGGCATTATGCTTCCagaaaaatcacaaggaaaagtATTGCAAGCAACGGTAGTAGCTGTTGGATCAGGCTCTAAAGGAGAGGGTGGAGAGATTCAACCAGTTAGTGTGAAAGTTGGAGATAAAGTTCTTCTCCCAGAATATGGAGGCACCAAAGTAGTTCTAGATGACAAGGATTATTTCTTATTTAGAGATGGTGACATTCTTGGAAAATATGTCGACTAA